The DNA region CGAACTTGAGCCCGTTGGTCTCGCTGATCGCTGGCATTCTGATTCTGGTGGTGCCGCGCCTGCTGAATTTCATCGTTGCGATCTACCTGATCATCATAGGATTGCTCGGACTGTTCGCAGGGCATATACACTGACGAGCCCTTTACGCCTCCGTCCCCGGTTCAACGGTCGCCGATTC from Burkholderia ambifaria AMMD includes:
- a CDS encoding DUF3096 domain-containing protein, whose product is MHIFTNLSPLVSLIAGILILVVPRLLNFIVAIYLIIIGLLGLFAGHIH